The Chitinophaga sp. H8 region ATGGTGAAGATCAGCAAGGATGCCAGCGGATATATGCTAACGTCGTTGATGGATTTGAGATAGTTGATGAATTTCATGATCGATGTTTTGTTGTTTAGAGCTGTGAGCTATGAGCTGCTAGCTTCGAGCTATTGTGTTTTGTTATGAAAGCAATTATTTTATTTATTCGCTTTGATTGCTCGTAGCTATTTTACGCTTCGATTGCTCGGGGCTCGTAGCTCACAGCTCGTAGCTTATCTTACCACCTCCCCTTTCGGAGCGGCTTTAATATCTTTCCCCATTCTTTGCAGGTAAGCAATCAGGGCAACGATTTCGCGGTCGGGCAGCACTTCTATCTTATCTTTTTTCAGGTTCTCTGCGATTTCTTTTGCCTGTTTGTTCATGTCTGCGATGGCTTCTTTTTCATATCCTTTAGCATAAGGCACACCCAGTTTACGCATCACGTTGATCATAGCTGGGGTTTTTCCTTTGTCTATACGGTCGTCCATCAGCCAGGGATAAGCGGGCATGATAGAGCCGGGCGACATAGAAGTAGGATCCAGCATGTGGTTATAGTGCCAGGAGTCAGGGTATTTACCACCTACGCGGGCCAGGTCCGGACCGGTACGTTTAGACCCCCACTGGAACGGATGATCGTATACAAATTCACCAGCTTTGGAGTATTCGCCATAACGGGCCACCTCATCACGGAAAGGACGGATCATCTGAGAGTGACAGGTGTAACAACCTTCTCTTACATAGATATCACGGCCATGCAGTTCTAATGGAGTGTATGGTTTTACACTGCTGATGGTTGGGATGTTACTGCGTATTAAGAAGGTGGGCACCATTTCCAGCAAGCCACCAATACCTACTGCGATCAAGCTGAATACCAGCAGTTGGATAGGACGGCGTTCGATCCAGTTGTGCCAGTGTGTTTTACCATGTGTAACAATTTCTTTTGGCAGCGGTGCTGCTTCAGCGGCTTCATTGGCAACAAATGCTCCCCGTTTGATGGTTTTAACAATGTTTACCACCATCAGGATAGTACCGGAGAGGTACAGTAATCCACCCAGTGCGCGCAATGCATACATCGGTACAATGGTGGTCACTGTTTCCAGGAACTGGAATTTTAAGGTACCTTCTTCTGTAAATTGTTTCCACATCATACTTTGGGTAAAGGCCGCCCAATACAGTGGAATCACATAAAATATGATACCCAGGGTACCTATCCAGAAGTGGTTATTAGCCCATTTGCGGGAATACAGTTGTGTATTGAACAAGCGTGGGATCAGCCAGTAGAGGATACCGAAAGTGAGGAATCCGTTCCATCCCAGCGCCCCCACGTGTACGTGTGCGATGGTCCAGTCGGTATAGTGACTGATTGCATTTACATTCTTCAATGAGAGCATAGGTCCTTCAAACGTAGACATACCATAGCAGGTAAGCGCTACCACAAAGAATTTCAGGATAGCATCCTCCCGCACTCTATCCCAGGCACCACGCAGGGTCAGTAACCCATTGAGCATACCACCCCAGGAAGGCGCAATCAGCATAATGGAGAATACTGTACCTAAAGATTGTGCCCACTCCGGTAAGGCAGTATATAATAAGTGGTGAGGACCAGCCCAGATATAAATGAAGATCAGTGCCCAGAAGTGGATGATAGACCAGCGGTAGGAATATACCGGGCGGTTGGCCGCTTTGGGAACAAAGTAATACATCAGCCCCAGGTAAGGCGTAGTAAGGAAGAATGCCACCGCATTATGTCCATACCACCATTGTACCAGCGCATCCTGTACCCCTGCATACCAGGAGTAGCTTTTGAAGAGCGATAAAGGCATTTCAAAAGAGTTGATGATGTGCAGCATGGCGATAGCCACCCAGGTACCGATATAGAACCAGATGGCTACATAGAGGTGGGCTTCCCGGCGGCGCAAGATAGTACCGAGCATGTTGGCACCAAATACCAGCCAGATTAAGGTAATAGCTATGTCAAAAGGCCATTCCAGCTCCGCATATTCTTTACCGGTAGTGTACCCCAGTAATAAAGTAATAGCACCACCGGCAATAATGGCCTGCCATCCCCAGAAGTGTATTTTGCTCAGCAGATCGCTGAACATGCGGGCTTTACAGAGCCGTTGGAGGGAGTAGTACACCCCCATGAAAATACCGTTACCTACGAAGGCGAAGATGACGGCATTGGTATGAACAGGTCTTATCCTGCCAAAGGTAGTAGCGGCATAGCCGAGGTTGAGTTCAGGTATGACCAGTACCAGCGCTGCCCAGAGGCCCGCGAGCATGCCTACCATTCCCCAGAACATGGTAGCATAAGCAAACCATTTTACAGGCTGGTTGTCGTACGAAAATTTCTCAAGTGACATAGTGCTGTTTATTGTTTCGTTAAATAGTTGGATGTTTCAGCGGTTTCATTGCTACGTTCCTTTTTATCTTCAAAGAGGATACGATGGGCGGGAGAAAAATCATCTTCAAACTGCCCGTTCTTTACAGACCACATAAATGCCAGCAGGAAAAAGAGCGCTACGGCAAGACTGGCTCCGAGTAAAATGATGATGACGTTCATAATGGGTAATTGATTATTTGATTAATACAAAACGGGCTGTTTCGAGTGCTTGTAAAGCATGGACTTCCAGCGCTTTGAAATTGAATACATCTCCTTTTTCGAGGATGGTGATTTCTTCATTGAGCATAAAAGCGATCTTACCGTCCAGTACCAGTATCATCGCATCTGTTTTCGAGGTATGCGGAGGGATCTGGTGGCCTTGCTGCATTACAATGAGGCTAGCCTCAAATCCCGGTGTTTTCTGGAGTGGCCAGTGTTTTATTTTTTCTTCATTATTGGTAAGTAATACATTCAAGGCTTTCATGATTCCTTTTTTTAATCAGGCTGTTATTATTTTGTTTTTATTGACAGGTAATAGTTTGCCCGTTATGAACAAATGGCTTTTTTGTGGCCATTTGTTCATGCACTTTTAATCCGGGCGTCTTAAAATTGGCTGCTTTTTTTATTGCCATCCGGCTCACTGGTCTTATGCCCGGATGGCGGCTTATTTCGTATCTCTATACAAAGGTACCGGTAAGTGTAAGGGGGCACTATGACATTGCTCAACCCGGAACATGATTTTTATCAGGTAATAACTGGCGGGATTTACTATAGAGTTTTTTACCCGCTCCTTCACTGAGCAAATAAGTAATCAGTACAATACTGATAGAGCTTGCAGGCATTAGAATAGCTGCCAGCAGCGGGGATAATAATCCCTGTACGGCAAAGAACAATCCGGTGATATTATACAGCAAAGACATCACAAAGCTGATCAGTATGATCCGTTTATTAGCCTGGCATAAGGAGATATAATGTTGCAGCAGTGGCAGCTGCCTTGCTTCCAGAATGCCGTCACTGGCCGGTGTAAAGTTGTTGCTGTCTTCCGTGAGGGAGATCCCGATATCGCTTTGTTTGAGGGCACCCGCATCATTAAGCCCATCTCCTATCATGAGCACTTTAGCCCCGTTAGTTTGCAGGGAGAGGATGTATTCCAGTTTATCCTGTGGCTGCTGTTCAAAGCGCAGGACAGCATTGGTACCCATTATTTTACGCAGGCTGGTGGCTTCATTGGCGTTATCCCCGGAAAGTACCGTCAGGGTGTACTGATCTTTCAACTGGTGTAATAACTGGCGGATACCGGTACGGTAACCACTGCGGATAGCAAAGTGTCCGGCCAGTTCTTCATCAATGGTCAGGAATACTTTGCTCCCATTTGCGACGAGGTTATCCCCGGCACCGGTAAATACGGCACTGCCTAAACGGAGGAACTTCCCATCTACCCATCCGCAGATACCTTTTCCGGGGAACTCTTTAAAATCCCCTACTGTATGTGGTGTGGGTTTTCCGCAATATTGCTGTACTGCTTTGCTCAGCGGGTGGGAAGAATGGGTAGCCAGGCTGGAAACCAGTGTTTCCAGGTAAGGTGTGAGGGGCAGTCCGTAGTAAGTAACTTCCGATCCGGTTTTGCTGGTGAGGGTACCGGTTTTATCGAATACAATGTGATCCACCGCGGCAAGATTTTCGATAGCCTGTGCATTACGCAGGTACAGGTGGTGACGGCTGAGGATGCGCAGGATATGACCATTGGTAAAGGACGCTGCCAGCAGTAGTGCGCAGGGGCAGGCAATGATTAATATAGCCGTAACGGATGGCCATATCTTAGCAGGATCATGGAAGTACCACCAGGTGGCCGTAATAGCTGCAATTGTCAATACCAGCCAGGTAAAATTGCGTCCCAGCAAATGAACAAAGGATACATGTTTTTCGCCTTCCTGTTTCAGCTCATCCCTGTTCCATAAGCTGGTCAGATAACTCTGGGCCACTTCCTTGATGGTGAGGATTTCTATATTTCCTTCCAGCTGGCGGCCACCGGCATAAATGATCTCCCCGATTTCTTTGGTGACGGGGAGGGATTCACCGGTTACGAAGCTATAGTCTATCAGGGCCTTTCCTTTTATAAGGATGCCGTCCGCCGGGATCAGTTCACTATTATGGATCAGTAAGGTATCATTTGTTTTGATGTCGGGAAGTGCGGTAGGCACTTCTTTACCTTCGCTGATCACGCTGATAGCTATAGGGAAATAGGACGTATAATCCCGGTCGAACGACAGTCCCTGATAAGTTTTGTCCTGCAATATGCGTCCTATCAGCATAAAGAATACGATACCCGTCATTGAGTCGAAATATCCGGCACCGGTACCCATCAGCACATCACTTACACTGCGTACAAAGGTGACTACAATGGCCAGTACAATAGGCACGTCGATATTGAGGAATTTATGTTTAAGCCCGCTCCAGGCTGATTTAAAAAACACCTGTGCACTAAAGAAAAATACCGGCAGTGACAGTACCAGGTTCATATACCGGAACATGCGGCTCATGGTTTCATCAATATGTCCTTTGCCGGAGAAATATTCCGGGAAGCTGAGCAACATAATGTTACCGAAACAGAATCCTGCTACCCCAAGCTGGTAGATGAGTTTACGTTTTACCGGTGGTTTTTTATGTTGCAGGTCCTGCAGGCTAATATAAGGTTCGTAGCCGATGGCGGTAAGCACTTCCACCACTTTGCGGAGGGACGTTTTATTTTGCAGGAAAATAATACGGGCCTCTTTGCGGGCAAAGTTTACGCTTACCCGTTGTACGCCCGGATCCAGGCGATGGAGATTTTCCAGCAGCCAGAGGCAGGAGCTGCAATGGATATGTGGCAGGTAGAAGGTAACATGGGTATGTGCTTCATCTCTGAACTGGATGAGTTGTTGTGTTATTTTTTCATCATCCAGGAAAGCAAATTTATCCTGGCGTACTTTGATACGCTGGTTAATACCGGGTTTATCATTCAGCTGGTAGTATTCGCAAAGGTCGTACTGATTTAAGATCTCAAATACTACTTTGCAGCCTTCGCAGCAGAATATTTTATCCTGTATGGCGATGTCCTGGCTGTCGCAATCTTCCCCGCAATGATAGCAGGTGGTATTTGTCCTGGTGGTTTCTTGTATGTCCATTAGTCAATACTTGCGTTATGATCGATATTTTCCTTGTTGCCCGGTTGTAAAACACAGGTGTTTCCGGATTTTAGTACAGCGGGGTAGAGTATATTTTGTTCCACGTAGATGTATTGCTGAATAAGTTGTTCCATCATACACATATCATTCACACAAATTTTATAGTAGTTGCTCCAGTGGCCCCGCAGTAAAAAGTTATTGGCCACTTGTCTTATTTTCTGCAATAGCAGGGATATTTTCTGAAATGATTGTTGCATGTTGTCAAAAGCACTTTGCTGGATATATCCACCTCCATCGTTATGAGGCTGGGTGTTTCTGATCATGGGAAAGAGGATGGTAGCTTCCTTGCGGATTACCTGGAGCAGCTCCCCTTGCATTTTATGAAAAAGCAGTTGCTGAAGATCCGCCGCAGCCGGCGCGGTGGGATCATCCTGTCTTTCCAGCTCAAAATAGCTCATGATCTGGCTGGCAGCCATTTCCATCGGGACATGAAACTTTTGTGAGATGACATCACATAGCTGTGCGGGTGTTAGTTCATAAAAATTTATCGTAGAATAAGTATACATGCCGCTTTGGATTTCATGAGGAAAAATGTATTGCACCACCTTTTTTGAACAAGCAGTATTCACGGTTACAAAAATACCCAGGAGTATGAGGGGGGAGAATGATATGTATCACGCAGGAACATGATTTTTATCATAACTAGTTGCGAGCTAAATGGGGGGAGAAGAGCTTCGAGCCACGAGCTGTGAGCTACGAGCTAATGCAGCGGATGAAAAGAGCCGTTAGCCATTAGCTTTTAGCAGTTAGCTGAATGCAGCGGATGATTTGATAGGAAGAGCTCTAAATGATCATGCAATATGGGTTAATATAGTATCACAGTCCGGTTTTTACCATACCCTGTTTTATAGCCTTTTATACTCTCTTCATGCTCTATCTATGCTTTAACCATGCTTCAACTATGCTTCAACTATACTTCAAGGTAGGCTTGACCTCGCTTTGACTCCTTCTGTTTGCTCCTGAAAAAACTTTACATGCTAATTTTTAGATACTAAAATGACTTTAGACTAACAGCGTTATCCGCTGCATTCAGCTAACTGCTAATAGCTAAAAGCTAACAGCTATTTCTTCAGTCTTGCAGATTAGCGGTTTTAATGATTTCGGGGAGGTCGAGGAGGCGGATTTTCTTGCCATCCAGTTCGATCATGTTATCCTTTTTAAATTCGGATAGCAGGCGGATAGCGGATTCAGTGGCAGTCCCTACCAGGTTGGCGATTTCTTCGCGGGAGAGGCGTACGTTGAGTGTAGAGCCATCAGCTTCGAGGCCATAGGTTTCTTTAATGAAAAGCAGTGTTTCTGCCAGGCGTTCCCGGACCGGTTTTTGGGCCAGGTGGGTAATTTTGAGTTCGGCTTTACGTAATTCACTGGAAAGGATACGCATCATTTCAAAAGACAGGCCGGCATCTTTTTGTAAGATGCTCATAAACAAGTCTTTCGGAATGAAGCAGATAGAAGAATCTTCCAGTGCCACCGCTGTGGCGGTGTACCTTTCGGCGCTCAGCAGGGCTTTATACCCCATGATATCACCGGCTTTTACCAGGCGAACGATTTGTTCACGGCCATCATCCCCGCTGTGGGAGAGCTTTATTTTACCTGAATTAATACAGTACACCCCAAAAGGATGTGCCCCTTCATGGAAGATGACCTGTCCTTTTTTATAAACAGAGCATACTTTGGCCGCGTCAATCTGTTCCAGATTGTCGTTCTCAGCTTTGCAGAAGATGGAGGAAAACCTGTCTTTACATTGCTGGCATCCGATGTTATGAAGTGGTGTACTCATGATAATGATGCAAAAGTACTAATTTAACCGCCTTAAACCAAAGTAAAAGGGGCGGTGGCATTAAAATATTATGTAATTTATAAACCATATGAAGTACTGACAAGGTTTAGCCGTGAAGGGGATAAAGCGGTGCTGGCCGACTATTTTAAGGTGCCACCAGATGTTTATCCTGTAGGCCGGCTGGACTATGACAGTGAAGGGCTGTTGATCCTGACAAATGACAAATCCTTTAATCACCGTCTGTTATCCCCGCAATTTGCGCATGAAAGGGAATATTGGGTACAGGTAGATGGCGCGGTAACCGATCAGGCCATCCAGCAGCTGCAGCAAGGTGTGGAAATAACCGTAGATGGTAAAAAGCACAAAACCCGGCGCTGTGTGGCAGCAATCTTCCCCGAAGACCCCCTTTTGCCACCACGTACCCCTCCTATCCGGTTCAGAAAAAGTATTCCTGCCCCGTGGATACGGCTGATACTCCGGGAAGGCAAAAACCGTCAGGTGCGGAAAATGACCGCTGCAGTTGGATTTCCTACATTAAGACTGGTACGCTACCGCATCGGCAAAATCACGATAGATGGCCTTCAACCCGGCGATATGAGAGAGATGACACAGGCGGAGATATATGGGAAGGTGTTTGAATGAGGAGCTTTTAGCTGTTGGCTATTAGCTTTTAGCTGAAATGCAGCGGAGAAGAGCAGTGAGTAATAAGTATACATGTTTAAAGCGCTTAAGGCTTTGCGTGGTAAATAGTATTGCAGCTCACTGTTCGTAGCGTTTGCCCGTTAGCTCACGGCTTTTTTAATAGCTAACAGCTAATGGCTAACTGCTAATAGCTTTCTTCTTTGTGCTTTGCGCTAATTTAGGTAGGTTTGTTGCTAACAAAATTCATTTATGCTGAAATCAATGACCGGCTTCGGAAGGGCTGA contains the following coding sequences:
- a CDS encoding cupin domain-containing protein, which gives rise to MKALNVLLTNNEEKIKHWPLQKTPGFEASLIVMQQGHQIPPHTSKTDAMILVLDGKIAFMLNEEITILEKGDVFNFKALEVHALQALETARFVLIK
- a CDS encoding pseudouridine synthase, with the translated sequence MALKYYVIYKPYEVLTRFSREGDKAVLADYFKVPPDVYPVGRLDYDSEGLLILTNDKSFNHRLLSPQFAHEREYWVQVDGAVTDQAIQQLQQGVEITVDGKKHKTRRCVAAIFPEDPLLPPRTPPIRFRKSIPAPWIRLILREGKNRQVRKMTAAVGFPTLRLVRYRIGKITIDGLQPGDMREMTQAEIYGKVFE
- the ccoN gene encoding cytochrome-c oxidase, cbb3-type subunit I is translated as MSLEKFSYDNQPVKWFAYATMFWGMVGMLAGLWAALVLVIPELNLGYAATTFGRIRPVHTNAVIFAFVGNGIFMGVYYSLQRLCKARMFSDLLSKIHFWGWQAIIAGGAITLLLGYTTGKEYAELEWPFDIAITLIWLVFGANMLGTILRRREAHLYVAIWFYIGTWVAIAMLHIINSFEMPLSLFKSYSWYAGVQDALVQWWYGHNAVAFFLTTPYLGLMYYFVPKAANRPVYSYRWSIIHFWALIFIYIWAGPHHLLYTALPEWAQSLGTVFSIMLIAPSWGGMLNGLLTLRGAWDRVREDAILKFFVVALTCYGMSTFEGPMLSLKNVNAISHYTDWTIAHVHVGALGWNGFLTFGILYWLIPRLFNTQLYSRKWANNHFWIGTLGIIFYVIPLYWAAFTQSMMWKQFTEEGTLKFQFLETVTTIVPMYALRALGGLLYLSGTILMVVNIVKTIKRGAFVANEAAEAAPLPKEIVTHGKTHWHNWIERRPIQLLVFSLIAVGIGGLLEMVPTFLIRSNIPTISSVKPYTPLELHGRDIYVREGCYTCHSQMIRPFRDEVARYGEYSKAGEFVYDHPFQWGSKRTGPDLARVGGKYPDSWHYNHMLDPTSMSPGSIMPAYPWLMDDRIDKGKTPAMINVMRKLGVPYAKGYEKEAIADMNKQAKEIAENLKKDKIEVLPDREIVALIAYLQRMGKDIKAAPKGEVVR
- a CDS encoding Crp/Fnr family transcriptional regulator yields the protein MSTPLHNIGCQQCKDRFSSIFCKAENDNLEQIDAAKVCSVYKKGQVIFHEGAHPFGVYCINSGKIKLSHSGDDGREQIVRLVKAGDIMGYKALLSAERYTATAVALEDSSICFIPKDLFMSILQKDAGLSFEMMRILSSELRKAELKITHLAQKPVRERLAETLLFIKETYGLEADGSTLNVRLSREEIANLVGTATESAIRLLSEFKKDNMIELDGKKIRLLDLPEIIKTANLQD
- a CDS encoding heavy metal translocating P-type ATPase, with the translated sequence MDIQETTRTNTTCYHCGEDCDSQDIAIQDKIFCCEGCKVVFEILNQYDLCEYYQLNDKPGINQRIKVRQDKFAFLDDEKITQQLIQFRDEAHTHVTFYLPHIHCSSCLWLLENLHRLDPGVQRVSVNFARKEARIIFLQNKTSLRKVVEVLTAIGYEPYISLQDLQHKKPPVKRKLIYQLGVAGFCFGNIMLLSFPEYFSGKGHIDETMSRMFRYMNLVLSLPVFFFSAQVFFKSAWSGLKHKFLNIDVPIVLAIVVTFVRSVSDVLMGTGAGYFDSMTGIVFFMLIGRILQDKTYQGLSFDRDYTSYFPIAISVISEGKEVPTALPDIKTNDTLLIHNSELIPADGILIKGKALIDYSFVTGESLPVTKEIGEIIYAGGRQLEGNIEILTIKEVAQSYLTSLWNRDELKQEGEKHVSFVHLLGRNFTWLVLTIAAITATWWYFHDPAKIWPSVTAILIIACPCALLLAASFTNGHILRILSRHHLYLRNAQAIENLAAVDHIVFDKTGTLTSKTGSEVTYYGLPLTPYLETLVSSLATHSSHPLSKAVQQYCGKPTPHTVGDFKEFPGKGICGWVDGKFLRLGSAVFTGAGDNLVANGSKVFLTIDEELAGHFAIRSGYRTGIRQLLHQLKDQYTLTVLSGDNANEATSLRKIMGTNAVLRFEQQPQDKLEYILSLQTNGAKVLMIGDGLNDAGALKQSDIGISLTEDSNNFTPASDGILEARQLPLLQHYISLCQANKRIILISFVMSLLYNITGLFFAVQGLLSPLLAAILMPASSISIVLITYLLSEGAGKKLYSKSRQLLPDKNHVPG
- the ccoS gene encoding cbb3-type cytochrome oxidase assembly protein CcoS, whose amino-acid sequence is MNVIIILLGASLAVALFFLLAFMWSVKNGQFEDDFSPAHRILFEDKKERSNETAETSNYLTKQ